The Chitinivibrionales bacterium genome includes the window GGGCAATTTCTTTATCAAGAAATCTCTTCAGTTGAATCTTACGCTCAGAATACTGGGGGCCATGATTTTGGCAACATTGATTTCGGGCGGTACGATTGTACTCGCCTATTATATCAGAACCCAGAGTGTTCTTTTTTATCAACTTGAAGCAACCGGCAACCTCAGTAAAGAAAGCATCTTTTATATTATTCTACCGAGCCTGATAATCAGCATTATCGTCAATATAATCGTGGCGATTTTTATCGGACTCTATGCCTCACGAAAATATGCGGTGCCCATTTACAAGCTCGAACAATGGGCAAAACTGATCGGCAACGGCAAATTACATGCCCGTCTTCGGTTCAGGGAGCAGAATGAAATGCGGGAGCTGTCGGACCATTTCAATACCCTTGTCGATGACCTGCGGGAAAAATTCATGACTG containing:
- a CDS encoding HAMP domain-containing protein; this translates as MDRASGRKPLGNFFIKKSLQLNLTLRILGAMILATLISGGTIVLAYYIRTQSVLFYQLEATGNLSKESIFYIILPSLIISIIVNIIVAIFIGLYASRKYAVPIYKLEQWAKLIGNGKLHARLRFREQNEMRELSDHFNTLVDDLREKFMTAKKALDNPSDTEQMQKARGALDSLDFADEPTISEKNA